In Vibrio crassostreae, one DNA window encodes the following:
- a CDS encoding PTS sugar transporter subunit IIB — MKKILVVCGNGLGTSLMMEMAVKEVAKKIGFEAEVDHEDLSSAASSNADIWVAATDVANQLKDAGKENIISLKNIFDKASIEEQLKTFM, encoded by the coding sequence ATGAAAAAGATTCTTGTAGTTTGCGGTAACGGCCTTGGTACTTCTCTAATGATGGAAATGGCAGTAAAAGAAGTCGCTAAAAAAATCGGTTTCGAAGCAGAAGTTGATCACGAAGATCTATCATCTGCAGCATCAAGTAATGCGGATATTTGGGTTGCAGCAACAGACGTTGCAAACCAACTAAAAGACGCTGGTAAAGAGAACATCATCAGCCTTAAAAATATTTTTGACAAAGCATCAATTGAAGAACAACTAAAAACTTTCATGTAA
- a CDS encoding response regulator transcription factor: MSKTKVLIVEDDQEIARLTTLYLEAEGYSVSVVHEGNLALEAIRSIEPDLVLLDLMLPGMSGAQICRQAREFYNGMILVLTASADEMSEVSLFKFGADDYVAKPIRGHALLARIEALLRRAAPAAKAQETAAEKQCDIVINSAAQSATLYGQNLKLTSAEFEILNLLVNNICQVVTRDQCCQLFRGIDYAFNDRSIDMRVSGLRRKLRIHAKDKQLIRTVRNKGYMLVA, encoded by the coding sequence ATGTCAAAAACCAAAGTGCTCATTGTTGAAGATGACCAAGAGATAGCTCGTTTAACAACGCTTTACCTCGAAGCTGAAGGCTACAGTGTTAGCGTTGTTCATGAAGGGAATTTGGCACTTGAAGCGATCCGAAGCATTGAACCTGACTTAGTACTGTTGGACTTGATGCTTCCAGGCATGAGCGGCGCGCAGATCTGCCGTCAGGCTCGTGAGTTTTACAATGGCATGATCTTAGTGCTAACAGCTTCTGCCGATGAAATGAGTGAGGTCAGTTTATTCAAGTTTGGTGCGGATGATTATGTTGCCAAACCGATTCGTGGTCATGCCTTATTAGCTCGAATTGAAGCGTTATTGCGTCGAGCTGCGCCTGCTGCAAAAGCGCAAGAAACCGCGGCTGAAAAGCAGTGCGATATTGTCATCAACAGTGCGGCTCAAAGCGCCACCTTGTATGGACAGAACCTCAAGCTTACCTCTGCTGAGTTTGAAATCTTAAACCTCCTTGTGAATAACATCTGTCAGGTTGTAACACGAGACCAGTGTTGTCAGCTATTCCGAGGGATCGATTACGCGTTTAACGACCGCTCGATTGATATGCGCGTTTCTGGTCTGCGCCGCAAGTTGCGCATTCACGCAAAAGACAAACAGCTGATCCGCACAGTTCGCAACAAGGGGTACATGCTGGTTGCGTAA
- a CDS encoding sensor histidine kinase: MRKFITAKLRSVSMFARLYLGIVTGMSATIFLFLNLGEGHMRRTEIETFLNDGIYFAEQYTRQHNQENSLYKELDRTGYQQFYIFNLRLLENWSGEAPCQRCELYTTLNGVPIYLSDNNLYSAVFQLPNSRFSFAFSEVGDFFSPEIEWYEDSERHFLMGLLLAVIVAIGASVYLPVRRFQERIELLVEKQKQFGKGKLSTRSELDEIHPVSDLASSFNFMAEEIESKVKQSHIFAQAIPHEVRTPLSRIQLATDILRRGAPEHHQALFDDIDTYIEDINDLTSEIIMLSKLNVMDNSFFELVKVRASLLEYCLDRIRYSQLDNVTFDSKVQQESTIKCDCSMARLVFDNILKNAGNYTQDKVWMTLDENSENWLVVIEDNGSGIPAERRDEVFLPFSRLDSSRTSATGGLGLGLAIALSAAKKLSWDIKIDDSSHGGAKFSIVIPKTL; this comes from the coding sequence TTGCGTAAGTTCATTACTGCAAAACTTCGCTCGGTTTCGATGTTTGCTCGTTTGTACCTTGGCATTGTGACGGGAATGTCGGCAACGATATTTTTGTTTTTGAACCTTGGTGAAGGGCACATGCGAAGAACCGAGATTGAAACCTTCCTCAACGACGGTATCTACTTTGCTGAGCAGTACACTCGCCAACATAACCAAGAAAACTCACTCTATAAAGAACTCGATAGAACAGGCTACCAACAATTTTATATCTTCAATTTACGCCTGTTGGAGAATTGGTCGGGCGAAGCGCCTTGCCAACGATGTGAGTTATACACAACCTTGAATGGGGTGCCGATTTATCTGAGTGACAACAATCTCTATTCTGCAGTCTTTCAGTTACCAAATTCTCGATTTAGCTTTGCATTCAGTGAGGTAGGGGATTTCTTCTCTCCCGAGATTGAATGGTATGAGGATTCAGAAAGACACTTCCTAATGGGGTTGTTACTGGCTGTCATTGTGGCGATTGGAGCAAGTGTTTACTTACCTGTGAGGCGTTTTCAAGAAAGAATAGAGCTGTTAGTTGAGAAGCAGAAACAGTTCGGCAAGGGCAAGCTCAGCACCCGTTCGGAGTTGGACGAAATTCACCCTGTATCTGATTTGGCGAGCAGTTTTAACTTCATGGCTGAAGAGATCGAGAGCAAGGTGAAACAGAGTCATATCTTCGCTCAAGCTATCCCTCACGAAGTGCGTACGCCGTTGAGTCGTATTCAGTTGGCGACTGATATTTTAAGAAGGGGAGCACCAGAACACCATCAAGCGCTTTTTGATGATATTGATACCTACATTGAGGATATTAACGACCTCACATCAGAAATTATCATGCTGTCGAAGCTGAACGTTATGGATAACTCCTTCTTTGAACTGGTAAAAGTGAGAGCTAGCCTGCTTGAGTACTGTCTAGATAGGATTCGCTATTCTCAGTTGGATAACGTGACCTTCGATTCTAAAGTTCAGCAAGAAAGCACGATAAAATGTGACTGCTCGATGGCGCGCTTGGTGTTTGATAACATTCTTAAGAACGCAGGCAACTACACACAAGACAAAGTGTGGATGACACTGGATGAGAACTCAGAAAACTGGCTGGTGGTGATTGAAGATAATGGTTCTGGAATCCCAGCAGAGCGACGCGATGAAGTGTTTCTTCCTTTTTCTCGTTTAGATTCAAGTCGTACATCGGCAACGGGAGGATTGGGTTTAGGCCTTGCGATTGCTCTATCGGCCGCTAAAAAGCTCTCTTGGGACATCAAAATTGATGACAGTAGCCATGGTGGAGCAAAGTTCAGTATTGTGATTCCTAAGACCTTATAA
- a CDS encoding GNAT family N-acetyltransferase, which translates to MFKTVIDNELSIALVEESFASHYAEISQSQNEYLSQWLVWPPHCKTEQDFRIFIQRSLHDYAEGQSMTCAIVYKDNIVGNCSFNTIDHNKQKVTIGYWLSETYQGKGIVTRVVAKLIDIAFNELDMEKVEISAATGNQSSRKVCERLHFTLEGIITRNENLNGRIVDHAIYGLHRC; encoded by the coding sequence ATGTTTAAAACAGTTATCGATAATGAACTATCCATCGCATTGGTTGAAGAGAGCTTCGCTTCTCACTACGCGGAAATCTCACAAAGCCAGAATGAGTACCTGAGCCAATGGCTCGTGTGGCCGCCACATTGTAAAACCGAGCAAGACTTTAGGATCTTCATCCAACGCTCGCTGCACGATTATGCAGAGGGCCAAAGCATGACCTGTGCGATTGTATATAAAGATAATATCGTCGGTAACTGTAGCTTCAACACCATTGACCACAATAAGCAGAAAGTCACGATAGGCTATTGGCTGTCTGAAACGTATCAAGGAAAGGGGATTGTTACCCGCGTGGTCGCAAAGCTGATTGATATTGCTTTCAATGAGTTAGATATGGAAAAGGTCGAGATATCAGCCGCAACGGGCAACCAAAGCAGTCGCAAGGTTTGTGAACGCTTACATTTCACCTTAGAAGGCATCATCACGCGCAATGAGAACTTAAATGGTCGCATCGTTGACCATGCTATTTACGGCCTTCACCGTTGTTAG
- a CDS encoding HD-GYP domain-containing protein, whose product MNQHCQDVTVDLRKALFGIAKALDNVGFESKNHGQRVGYIAYRCALSVGWEEEQAQLAFSLGLIHDCGVSQIDEQRSLVSGFIPDSSYHHCQKGYQILKECPVLSIFAKPVLYHHTPWTDLKTIHISELEKELAAIVMLADRVDYLYGITSSDRYGNLTPDGKTSIIERLTEQADEMFETNLVQHMCELVDLDDFWFSMEIPYIENMRDNFEPVPFFSQQMSLDETVAFAEFIANVVDTKSSFTFKHSLKVGQLSEYLAKQLGYSYTTQRKLYLAGLVHDIGKLQTPNDILHKPDLLTEEEYCCIKRHATDTRFALQELFSSPQVCQWASNHHERLDGSGYPMGKTAEELDQPSRIVAVVDVFQALTQSRPYRAGMTLEETLAILTDHVDNFKLDREVFECLNKHAQYCFELSTDKRMYAF is encoded by the coding sequence ATGAATCAACATTGCCAGGACGTGACCGTAGACCTAAGGAAGGCTCTATTCGGTATTGCTAAGGCGCTTGATAACGTCGGTTTCGAAAGCAAAAATCATGGACAGAGGGTGGGTTACATCGCGTATCGGTGTGCTCTGAGTGTGGGGTGGGAAGAAGAGCAAGCGCAACTTGCGTTCTCATTGGGGTTAATTCACGACTGCGGTGTATCGCAAATTGACGAGCAGCGTAGTTTGGTTTCAGGGTTCATTCCTGACTCGAGTTACCACCATTGTCAAAAGGGGTACCAAATTCTAAAAGAGTGCCCGGTTCTTTCTATATTCGCTAAGCCGGTGCTTTATCATCATACCCCTTGGACTGACTTAAAGACTATTCATATCAGTGAGTTAGAAAAAGAGCTAGCTGCTATCGTGATGCTTGCCGATAGGGTTGACTACTTGTATGGCATCACCTCTTCAGATCGTTATGGAAATCTCACACCCGATGGCAAAACGAGCATCATTGAACGTTTAACAGAACAAGCGGATGAGATGTTCGAAACCAACCTTGTGCAACACATGTGTGAGTTGGTTGATTTGGATGATTTTTGGTTCTCGATGGAGATCCCTTACATTGAAAACATGAGGGATAACTTTGAACCTGTGCCATTCTTTTCTCAACAAATGTCGCTGGACGAGACGGTGGCCTTTGCCGAGTTTATTGCCAATGTTGTGGATACCAAGAGCTCGTTTACCTTTAAGCACTCTTTGAAAGTTGGGCAGCTTTCAGAATACCTCGCCAAACAACTGGGTTATTCCTACACCACTCAGCGCAAACTCTATTTAGCAGGTTTGGTTCATGATATCGGTAAACTGCAAACCCCTAACGATATTCTGCATAAGCCGGATTTACTTACTGAAGAAGAGTATTGCTGTATTAAGCGCCATGCTACGGATACTCGATTTGCATTGCAGGAGTTGTTCAGTTCACCTCAGGTTTGTCAGTGGGCATCTAATCACCATGAAAGGTTAGATGGTTCGGGCTACCCAATGGGTAAAACGGCTGAAGAGCTGGATCAACCGAGTCGAATAGTCGCGGTAGTCGATGTGTTTCAAGCGCTAACTCAGTCTCGCCCTTATCGTGCAGGTATGACATTAGAAGAAACACTCGCTATTTTGACGGACCACGTTGATAACTTTAAGTTGGATCGAGAAGTGTTTGAGTGCCTTAATAAACACGCGCAATATTGCTTTGAACTATCGACAGATAAAAGAATGTACGCGTTTTAA
- a CDS encoding putative bifunctional diguanylate cyclase/phosphodiesterase, translating into MMTSYQPFEYLKCPIWIYDIDNKRITWANSSALPLWESESLFELTSRDFSVEMSKAIEATLEEYQRQFLRNESIKTWWNFTPNYISKRALCLFSGIPLPDGRTGMLVQVVAEEGSLKHDLACSDGSNLSLLFDRSGAVVSANSAFSQNYGMPFSTLSDFVSSEEIAAHWLFSARKGREILEEVSCHIGDKAHHFDVQGKWLFDKSELLLNLTCTTKQKKKLIKARYNAEHDCLTELYNRRGITNLLETSIAYRSPFELMFVDLDGFKLVNDTYGHSVGDQLLKQVGERLKQLVDETCMIGRFGGDEFIVIAHTCRNQNIPLLCTRIIDALNRSFHISGIGTLSVGCSIGTAHFPDNAVDQESLLKQAGMAMHIAKANGRNRFQTFTPDLAQTLHRKVEIRHRLTQALENEDLDLHYQPIMNTNSVKVKGFEALLRWSDKELGNIGPDEFITLAEETGQIVPLGKWVLNSALKQLSIWHREFDSELMMSINISSIQMHATFAEQLSAMLNFYNIQPQNIALEITESSMIFKHGEVRQALSDISKLGVELHLDDFGTGYSSLSMLHDLPISTVKLDKSFVHGSHKGSKAIVQATHAICDKLGLKVVAEGVETETQKDFLIDCGYQYLQGYLFSKPIPSNEVESQFLFVR; encoded by the coding sequence ATGATGACAAGTTATCAGCCCTTCGAGTATCTCAAGTGTCCTATTTGGATATATGACATTGATAATAAGAGAATAACTTGGGCAAACAGCAGTGCCCTACCTCTCTGGGAGTCTGAATCTCTGTTTGAGCTGACGTCACGTGATTTCAGCGTCGAGATGTCTAAGGCAATAGAAGCAACGCTCGAAGAATACCAAAGGCAATTTCTACGCAACGAAAGCATCAAGACATGGTGGAACTTCACTCCCAACTACATTTCGAAGCGTGCATTGTGTCTGTTTTCTGGGATCCCACTACCAGACGGCCGAACCGGCATGTTGGTACAAGTCGTCGCGGAAGAAGGTAGTCTAAAGCACGATCTCGCTTGCTCGGATGGTTCAAACCTCTCTCTTCTATTTGATAGATCGGGAGCGGTAGTGAGTGCTAACTCTGCATTTTCCCAGAACTATGGCATGCCGTTTTCCACCCTCTCCGACTTTGTTTCAAGTGAAGAAATTGCAGCCCACTGGTTGTTCTCTGCACGCAAAGGGCGAGAGATTTTAGAAGAAGTCAGCTGCCATATTGGTGATAAAGCCCACCACTTTGATGTGCAGGGAAAGTGGCTATTTGATAAGAGTGAACTGCTGTTAAATCTGACTTGTACCACTAAGCAGAAAAAGAAACTGATCAAGGCCAGATACAATGCAGAGCACGACTGTTTAACCGAACTATACAATCGCCGTGGAATCACCAACCTCTTAGAAACCAGTATTGCCTATCGCTCTCCCTTTGAGCTGATGTTCGTTGATCTTGATGGCTTCAAACTGGTTAATGACACCTACGGGCACAGTGTGGGTGACCAACTGCTCAAACAAGTGGGTGAACGTCTCAAGCAGCTCGTTGACGAAACCTGCATGATTGGGCGATTCGGTGGCGATGAATTCATTGTGATCGCCCACACCTGCAGAAATCAAAACATCCCACTGCTTTGCACGCGCATTATTGATGCCTTGAACCGAAGCTTTCATATAAGCGGCATTGGCACCCTCTCTGTCGGTTGCAGCATTGGCACTGCACATTTCCCTGATAACGCCGTGGATCAAGAGTCATTGCTCAAACAAGCGGGAATGGCGATGCATATTGCTAAAGCCAATGGTCGAAACCGCTTCCAAACCTTCACTCCGGACTTAGCACAAACGCTTCACCGAAAAGTAGAAATTCGCCATCGATTGACCCAAGCCCTAGAGAACGAAGATCTCGATCTGCATTATCAGCCGATCATGAATACCAACAGTGTCAAGGTTAAGGGCTTTGAAGCGCTACTTCGATGGTCAGACAAAGAGCTCGGTAACATTGGCCCTGATGAATTCATCACCTTGGCGGAAGAAACAGGGCAGATAGTGCCACTCGGAAAATGGGTGCTCAATTCAGCCCTTAAGCAGCTATCAATATGGCATCGAGAATTTGATAGCGAGCTAATGATGAGTATCAACATCTCGAGTATTCAGATGCACGCAACCTTTGCTGAGCAGCTGTCTGCGATGCTTAACTTCTACAATATCCAACCTCAAAACATTGCACTTGAGATCACTGAGTCTTCGATGATTTTCAAACACGGTGAAGTAAGGCAAGCATTAAGCGACATCTCTAAATTAGGCGTTGAACTCCACCTTGATGATTTTGGCACTGGCTACTCTTCCCTCTCTATGCTGCACGACTTACCAATTAGCACCGTAAAACTCGATAAAAGCTTTGTTCACGGTTCACATAAAGGAAGCAAAGCAATTGTCCAAGCGACCCATGCGATTTGCGACAAGTTGGGGCTCAAAGTGGTGGCTGAGGGCGTCGAAACCGAGACACAAAAAGACTTCTTAATCGACTGTGGATACCAATACCTTCAAGGGTATTTGTTTAGCAAGCCAATCCCGTCAAACGAAGTCGAAAGCCAATTTCTATTCGTTCGATAA
- a CDS encoding PTS ascorbate transporter subunit IIC → MQNFFEFMLGLLKEPAIMVGLIAFIGLVAQKADISTILKGTIKTVMGFLILGFGAGALVGALNNFSVVFTEAFGVSGVIPNNEAIVALAQEAFGYEMALIMFFAFVVNILLARITPLKYIFLTGHHTMFMSMLVAVILSTANIEGTALVAIGSIIVGSLMVIMPALAQKYTEKVMGTDQLAMGHFSTFSYLVSGYIGSKFGDTSKSTEDINVPKSLMFLRDTPVAVATTMAIFFMFASIVAGGDFVETVSGGQNWVVFTFMQSLVFAGGVYIVLQGVKMLIAEIVPAFKGISDKLVPGAKPALDCPMVFPVAPNAVLIGFLCSFAAGLLAMAVQGALGWTIIVAGVVPHFFVGGAAGVYGNATGGLRGAILGSFTQGLCISFLPMLLLPVLGGLGLEATTFADFDFGVVGLILGWIVS, encoded by the coding sequence ATGCAAAACTTTTTCGAGTTCATGCTCGGCTTATTAAAAGAGCCAGCGATCATGGTAGGTTTAATTGCTTTCATTGGCCTAGTTGCTCAGAAAGCAGATATTTCCACTATTCTTAAAGGCACCATTAAAACCGTAATGGGTTTCCTAATTTTAGGTTTTGGTGCAGGTGCTCTTGTTGGCGCTCTAAATAACTTCTCAGTGGTATTTACTGAAGCATTCGGCGTAAGTGGTGTTATTCCAAATAACGAAGCAATTGTTGCACTAGCACAAGAAGCATTCGGTTATGAAATGGCTCTAATTATGTTCTTCGCATTCGTTGTGAATATTTTATTGGCTCGTATTACTCCTCTAAAATATATTTTCTTAACGGGTCACCACACAATGTTCATGTCTATGCTAGTAGCGGTAATCCTGTCTACAGCTAACATCGAAGGCACTGCTCTAGTTGCAATCGGCTCGATCATTGTGGGTTCACTGATGGTTATCATGCCTGCACTTGCTCAGAAATACACAGAGAAAGTGATGGGTACCGATCAACTGGCGATGGGCCACTTCTCAACATTCTCATACTTAGTTTCTGGTTACATTGGTAGCAAATTCGGTGACACATCTAAATCGACAGAAGACATCAACGTACCAAAGAGCCTGATGTTCCTGCGTGATACACCTGTAGCAGTAGCAACAACAATGGCAATCTTCTTCATGTTTGCTTCTATTGTTGCTGGTGGTGACTTTGTTGAAACAGTATCAGGCGGTCAAAACTGGGTAGTATTCACCTTCATGCAGTCTCTTGTGTTTGCAGGTGGTGTTTACATCGTACTGCAAGGCGTGAAGATGCTGATTGCTGAAATCGTTCCTGCATTTAAAGGTATCTCTGACAAGCTAGTACCGGGTGCGAAACCTGCTCTAGACTGTCCAATGGTATTCCCTGTAGCACCAAACGCGGTACTTATCGGCTTCCTTTGTTCTTTCGCTGCTGGCCTACTAGCAATGGCAGTTCAAGGCGCTCTTGGCTGGACAATCATAGTCGCGGGCGTTGTTCCTCACTTCTTCGTAGGTGGTGCAGCGGGCGTTTACGGTAACGCAACTGGCGGTCTACGTGGTGCAATTCTTGGTTCATTCACACAAGGTCTATGTATCTCTTTCCTACCAATGCTACTTCTTCCAGTTCTAGGTGGCCTTGGTCTTGAAGCAACAACATTTGCTGACTTCGACTTCGGTGTAGTTGGCCTGATTCTAGGGTGGATTGTTTCATGA
- a CDS encoding PTS sugar transporter subunit IIA has product MSLFDLIGNQGVIINSEENLTVDAAIDVTCSTLLANNKIEASYVEAIKQKHKDIGAYYVLAPKIAMPHARPEDGVNEASLQVTVFKKGVDLESEDNGDVYLSITLAAMDSDSHIHTIMALSELFQNDDDIDAIIAAETEQAIIEILKRY; this is encoded by the coding sequence ATGAGCTTATTCGATTTAATTGGTAACCAAGGCGTTATCATCAACTCTGAAGAGAACCTAACAGTTGATGCAGCGATTGATGTGACATGTTCAACACTGCTAGCAAACAACAAAATTGAAGCAAGCTATGTTGAGGCTATCAAGCAAAAGCACAAGGACATCGGCGCGTACTATGTTCTGGCACCAAAGATTGCGATGCCTCATGCTCGCCCTGAAGATGGTGTGAACGAAGCATCACTGCAAGTAACGGTATTCAAAAAGGGTGTTGATTTAGAGTCAGAAGACAACGGTGACGTTTACCTTTCGATTACTCTGGCGGCGATGGACTCAGATAGCCACATCCATACGATTATGGCGCTATCAGAATTGTTCCAAAATGATGATGACATTGATGCCATTATCGCAGCGGAAACTGAGCAAGCGATCATCGAGATATTAAAACGCTACTAA